In Sphingobium amiense, a genomic segment contains:
- a CDS encoding AAA family ATPase, whose amino-acid sequence MTAQSSIFPAFIRAEYDGTGNGFSLFEKEAGESASRVRRQFEANFAEVERVVNGALSRGLKPTGAMDLGVDGFRQAAAQAKAYELSLRTTREAAQNLALSTGDTSAATQSYIQALGAQVVEATRARQEADAQVTTYTRLQAEIDATASRNTALAASYRELYAEQARAARDEVRGRRAQEGYNEVFAPGLARTSAIQNGAGFEALEQQARDMERYAQAAAVLRGELDPMYQAQQRFNQALDTADDLLKQNIIDERLHAAAVQHARDQLQAHSNAIHAQNDGYQQLVRGSGVLRQAYIQTGQQGQDLIISLIGGQKASVVFAQQLPQLAFALSGLGMQADGTQKGIGRIATLLSGPWGIAFAGAAFAVGLLVEKLWQQDEASKEAEKAVKQHAAAIDQLNEAMERSVQTAEDKARADFIELENERAATIEIRKRTAAMLEQAKARLALADKQGGDGSGEGGVDFGTTAGATQEAEIKRLEAALKRNQEEIDRLTRTTTIARGQYQMQILDQISTPEGRAKRRWDNEINDAISSGKSAAELERLRSARDAEIAKIRETEKASRDAASARDKETATVSQMSKVILKAFGGTITSTTGGKHVDGSDHYKGRAIDFVPAGGMGSLTKDMIRQVFADAGVSIRRNARGVEQLFGPGDKGHNDHYHVAWEGGRNAINSQRINDQLQRAAERAAEEAKRQAEELQRAAESLFSKFDEGRASALEYAQSLSEIDRVMRAGVISPDDAVAYSIAAAQRKTANDNQREKNANEALDKALWDGRKRPTDQFNEQQEAAYKRQAEAAREAQRQIDIGLRHIADFFGKDVAKILDRLTANAGPDSELGKLLGGFGAGKQKMWDGLGEQLGGILKKSGFDSAGIGSAIGQVMAGAQMGKLFGKGLTDVFGIKGSKLGSEIGGAIGSQIGGPLGAIVGGTLGSIAGGLLKTPKWGTAVLTGNGKDDVSVAGNKSAYRDNAGLAGTSIQTGLDRIAEQFGVDVGGYQVSIGQYKGKWRVSTTGREGKLKGGAGRTDIKDFGKEGGEDAIKFAISDAVKDGALLGLRASTQVLLSRTADVEAQLQKAIDFEGVFSRLKSYKDPVAAALDTLDKEFGRLKKIFGEAGASAEEYAQLEELYGIERANAVKEAGEKVTASLKSLFDELTVGNDARSLRDRLAEAQAKYDPLAQRVAAGDTTAYDDYSDAARTMLDLQRQISGSGEDYFKLLDQVTALTKARIDSETNVASIASARPGLFASDSSLAPVVSATETQTAQIVSALKANNNDLLTAMNVQNSNIVALVRAISLQSGGSGTSGLTAVRQNF is encoded by the coding sequence GTGACCGCTCAGTCCTCGATCTTTCCGGCGTTCATTCGCGCCGAATATGACGGCACCGGCAACGGCTTCTCGCTCTTCGAAAAGGAGGCCGGGGAGTCTGCCTCGCGCGTCCGCCGCCAGTTCGAAGCGAACTTCGCCGAGGTGGAGCGTGTGGTGAATGGCGCGCTGTCCCGTGGCCTCAAGCCGACGGGCGCAATGGACCTTGGCGTCGATGGATTCCGTCAGGCGGCGGCGCAGGCCAAGGCGTATGAGCTATCGCTGCGCACCACCCGCGAGGCAGCGCAGAACCTTGCCCTCAGCACGGGCGATACTTCGGCGGCGACCCAGTCCTACATCCAAGCGCTCGGCGCCCAGGTGGTGGAAGCCACTCGTGCGCGGCAGGAGGCGGATGCTCAGGTCACCACCTACACCCGTCTGCAGGCCGAGATTGATGCCACTGCGTCGCGCAACACCGCGCTGGCCGCGTCGTATCGGGAACTATACGCAGAGCAGGCCCGTGCCGCGCGTGACGAAGTTCGCGGGCGCCGGGCGCAAGAGGGCTATAACGAAGTGTTCGCGCCGGGGTTAGCGCGCACGTCGGCCATCCAAAATGGCGCGGGCTTCGAGGCATTGGAACAGCAGGCTCGCGACATGGAGCGCTATGCTCAGGCAGCCGCAGTCCTTCGCGGTGAGCTGGACCCCATGTATCAGGCTCAGCAGCGCTTTAATCAGGCGCTGGACACGGCCGACGATCTCCTCAAGCAGAACATCATCGATGAGCGACTGCATGCGGCGGCAGTCCAGCATGCGCGCGACCAGTTGCAGGCTCACAGTAACGCGATCCACGCCCAGAATGACGGCTATCAGCAACTGGTGCGTGGCTCGGGCGTGCTCCGGCAGGCATACATCCAGACCGGGCAGCAGGGTCAGGATCTCATCATCAGCCTGATCGGCGGCCAGAAGGCCAGCGTGGTGTTCGCGCAGCAGCTGCCGCAGTTGGCGTTCGCCCTCTCCGGTCTCGGAATGCAGGCTGATGGCACCCAGAAGGGTATCGGGCGGATTGCCACTCTGCTCTCAGGTCCATGGGGCATCGCATTTGCTGGCGCTGCCTTTGCTGTCGGCCTTTTGGTGGAGAAACTGTGGCAGCAGGATGAGGCCTCAAAGGAAGCCGAGAAGGCCGTAAAGCAACATGCCGCTGCCATCGACCAGCTGAATGAGGCGATGGAGCGGTCTGTTCAGACAGCCGAGGACAAGGCGCGCGCGGACTTCATCGAGCTGGAGAATGAGCGCGCGGCGACCATCGAGATCCGTAAAAGGACCGCGGCGATGCTGGAACAGGCAAAGGCTCGCCTCGCCCTTGCAGATAAGCAGGGCGGTGATGGATCGGGAGAAGGCGGTGTTGATTTCGGAACAACCGCCGGTGCCACTCAGGAAGCGGAGATCAAGCGTCTGGAGGCCGCGCTCAAGCGCAATCAGGAAGAGATTGACCGTCTGACCCGCACGACGACGATAGCTCGCGGCCAGTATCAAATGCAGATCTTGGACCAGATCAGCACCCCGGAGGGGCGAGCGAAGCGGCGTTGGGACAATGAGATCAATGACGCCATCAGCTCCGGCAAGAGCGCGGCGGAACTGGAGCGTTTGCGTAGCGCACGAGACGCCGAGATCGCTAAAATTCGGGAAACGGAGAAGGCATCTCGCGATGCGGCGTCGGCGCGCGACAAGGAAACCGCCACCGTCAGCCAGATGAGCAAAGTCATTCTCAAGGCATTCGGCGGCACCATAACGTCCACGACCGGCGGCAAGCATGTGGATGGCTCGGATCACTATAAGGGCCGGGCCATCGACTTCGTTCCCGCTGGCGGCATGGGATCGCTGACCAAGGATATGATCCGTCAGGTCTTCGCCGACGCAGGTGTCAGCATTCGTCGAAACGCGCGCGGCGTCGAGCAGCTATTTGGACCGGGTGATAAGGGTCACAATGACCACTATCATGTCGCATGGGAGGGCGGCCGCAACGCCATCAACAGCCAGCGCATCAACGATCAGTTGCAACGTGCGGCCGAGCGCGCGGCGGAAGAAGCTAAGCGTCAGGCAGAGGAACTGCAGCGCGCCGCCGAATCCCTTTTCAGCAAGTTCGACGAAGGCCGGGCATCTGCGCTGGAATACGCCCAGTCACTGAGTGAAATAGACCGCGTGATGCGCGCTGGTGTCATCTCACCTGATGACGCCGTGGCTTATTCGATAGCCGCTGCCCAGCGTAAGACGGCCAACGATAATCAGCGCGAGAAGAACGCGAACGAAGCGCTAGACAAGGCTCTCTGGGATGGTCGGAAGCGACCGACCGATCAGTTCAACGAGCAGCAGGAGGCTGCCTACAAACGTCAGGCCGAAGCTGCACGAGAAGCACAGCGCCAGATAGACATTGGGCTTCGACATATCGCCGACTTCTTCGGCAAAGATGTCGCCAAGATTCTGGACCGCCTCACGGCCAACGCTGGTCCCGATAGCGAGCTTGGCAAGCTCCTCGGCGGGTTCGGGGCTGGAAAGCAAAAAATGTGGGACGGGCTAGGAGAACAACTTGGCGGCATCCTGAAAAAGAGCGGGTTCGACTCCGCAGGCATCGGCAGCGCCATAGGGCAGGTGATGGCCGGTGCTCAGATGGGAAAGTTGTTCGGCAAGGGACTCACTGACGTCTTCGGCATCAAGGGTTCCAAGCTAGGTTCGGAAATCGGCGGTGCCATAGGGTCCCAGATTGGCGGCCCTCTCGGAGCGATTGTCGGTGGCACTCTCGGTTCGATCGCAGGCGGCCTGCTCAAGACCCCGAAGTGGGGCACCGCGGTCCTCACGGGCAACGGAAAAGACGATGTCTCGGTCGCAGGCAACAAGAGCGCCTACCGTGACAATGCAGGCCTCGCAGGCACCTCGATCCAGACGGGGCTGGACCGCATCGCGGAGCAGTTCGGCGTCGACGTCGGCGGCTATCAGGTCAGCATCGGCCAGTACAAGGGCAAGTGGCGTGTCTCCACGACCGGGCGCGAAGGCAAGCTCAAGGGCGGCGCGGGGCGCACCGACATCAAGGACTTCGGCAAAGAGGGTGGCGAAGATGCCATCAAATTCGCCATCTCCGACGCAGTGAAGGACGGCGCGCTGCTGGGTCTGCGCGCCTCCACACAGGTGCTGCTGTCCCGCACGGCCGATGTTGAAGCCCAGCTGCAGAAGGCCATCGACTTCGAGGGCGTCTTCTCACGGCTCAAATCGTACAAGGATCCGGTCGCTGCGGCACTGGATACGCTCGACAAGGAGTTCGGCCGCCTCAAGAAGATTTTCGGCGAGGCGGGCGCGTCGGCTGAGGAATATGCGCAGCTCGAGGAGCTGTACGGCATCGAACGGGCGAATGCGGTGAAAGAAGCCGGGGAGAAGGTGACCGCCTCGCTCAAGTCGCTGTTCGACGAGCTGACGGTGGGCAACGATGCCCGGTCCCTGCGCGACCGGTTGGCTGAGGCGCAGGCGAAATACGATCCTCTCGCCCAGCGCGTCGCGGCTGGCGACACCACTGCCTATGACGACTATTCCGATGCGGCGCGCACCATGCTCGATCTCCAGCGGCAGATCAGCGGATCGGGTGAGGATTATTTCAAGCTGCTCGACCAGGTCACTGCGCTGACGAAGGCCCGAATCGATTCCGAAACCAACGTCGCATCCATTGCATCCGCCCGCCCCGGCCTCTTCGCCAGCGACAGCAGTCTGGCGCCGGTGGTGAGCGCTACGGAGACACAGACCGCGCAGATCGTGTCAGCGCTCAAGGCCAATAACAATGACCTGCTGACGGCAATGAATGTCCAGAACAGCAACATTGTCGCCTTGGTGCGCGCCATTTCTCTCCAAAGCGGCGGCAGCGGCACCAGCGGCCTGACGGCTGTCCGACAGAACTTCTGA
- a CDS encoding major capsid protein, protein MAISMAVFGGDAFTQASMIRGLDRRPYIPNQLDSVIGFEPVRATTDTVYVISRKRYVSLIRTTLRGAPIEMAQPDDKDARPLRIPRLAKGDKLYAHELANINPLEDETETDRAAAEVAKKQDKLIGDTEATFEFQRLGALNGLVLDTDGSTLVNFWTEFGITQPSDIDLTLDDPNMTIGQLREKIATLIVMPIARASGAGNDPRFRVKALCGDAFWFALTGHPAVEKTYQNYAAAAELRGERLWEEFPLGGVTFVHYRGTDDGSTISIPTNKARFFPVGVPGMWQHVMGPMNESMPLLNQPGRRYYPFLEKDKSEKQQWVQPEIYSYPLFVNARPDLVLTGTI, encoded by the coding sequence ATGGCCATTTCCATGGCAGTTTTCGGCGGCGACGCTTTCACGCAGGCGTCGATGATCCGCGGGCTCGACCGCCGCCCCTATATCCCCAATCAGCTCGACAGCGTGATCGGCTTTGAGCCGGTCCGCGCCACCACCGACACCGTCTACGTGATCAGCCGGAAGCGGTACGTCAGCCTGATCCGCACCACCTTGCGGGGCGCACCTATCGAGATGGCGCAGCCCGACGACAAGGATGCGCGTCCGCTGCGTATCCCCCGCTTGGCGAAGGGTGACAAGCTGTACGCGCACGAACTGGCGAACATCAATCCGCTCGAAGATGAGACCGAAACCGACCGCGCCGCTGCCGAGGTCGCCAAGAAGCAGGACAAGCTGATCGGCGATACCGAGGCCACCTTCGAATTCCAGCGGCTAGGCGCGCTCAACGGTCTGGTGCTGGACACCGACGGCTCGACGCTGGTGAACTTCTGGACCGAGTTCGGCATCACGCAACCCAGCGACATCGACCTCACGCTGGACGATCCGAACATGACGATTGGCCAGTTGCGCGAAAAGATCGCCACACTGATCGTGATGCCGATCGCGCGTGCGTCAGGCGCTGGCAACGACCCGCGCTTCCGCGTCAAGGCATTGTGCGGCGACGCTTTCTGGTTTGCCCTGACCGGCCACCCCGCCGTCGAGAAGACCTATCAGAATTATGCTGCGGCGGCGGAGCTACGCGGCGAGCGCCTGTGGGAGGAATTTCCGCTCGGCGGCGTCACCTTCGTCCACTATCGCGGCACGGACGATGGCTCGACCATCTCCATCCCCACCAACAAGGCCCGCTTCTTCCCGGTTGGCGTGCCGGGCATGTGGCAGCACGTCATGGGCCCGATGAACGAGTCCATGCCTCTGCTCAACCAGCCCGGGCGTCGTTACTATCCTTTTCTCGAGAAGGACAAGAGCGAGAAGCAACAGTGGGTCCAGCCGGAGATCTACTCCTACCCGCTCTTCGTAAACGCGCGTCCGGACCTCGTCCTGACGGGCACCATCTGA